Proteins encoded by one window of Thermococcus sp. Bubb.Bath:
- a CDS encoding PadR family transcriptional regulator produces the protein MPQDVERRIIKGLFTVPLKDIILVIVGLKGEAHGYEILKELEKLAIGLWKPSHSNLYTILNKMVEGGLLEPREEYRGKVRRVKYSLTPKGLEYLKTSNDLALRVLYTAARYHEALKKKLENVGEKREMDREAVGEYLELLKKIRDILDEEIRTIKVELSGSQR, from the coding sequence ATGCCGCAGGACGTTGAGCGGAGGATAATCAAGGGGCTCTTCACGGTCCCCCTGAAGGACATAATCCTCGTGATAGTCGGGCTCAAGGGTGAGGCCCACGGCTACGAGATTCTGAAGGAGCTTGAGAAGCTCGCGATAGGCCTCTGGAAGCCCAGCCACAGCAACCTCTACACTATCCTTAACAAAATGGTTGAGGGCGGCCTCTTGGAGCCGAGGGAAGAGTACCGTGGGAAAGTGCGCAGGGTAAAGTACAGCCTCACCCCGAAGGGGCTGGAGTACCTCAAAACCTCCAACGACCTCGCTTTGAGGGTTCTCTATACTGCCGCCCGCTATCACGAGGCCCTGAAGAAGAAGCTTGAGAATGTTGGAGAAAAGCGCGAGATGGACAGGGAAGCGGTTGGTGAATACCTTGAGCTCCTGAAGAAGATACGGGACATCCTCGATGAGGAGATACGGACCATCAAGGTCGAGCTATCTGGAAGTCAGCGATAA
- a CDS encoding helix-turn-helix transcriptional regulator produces MELKAQLEELKKRLEVLEENIDPVDEVMLSIKARLKKRLEGGTLPGIDEEKAAKTLKALANPDRIRILKMLAGKPMGFKEIKEALNVESPTVSHHLKLLVRTGMVRKGEKYELSSNGHLFLRLLEIMTALEEVEE; encoded by the coding sequence ATGGAGCTGAAGGCCCAGCTGGAGGAGCTGAAAAAGCGGCTGGAGGTGCTGGAGGAGAACATCGACCCTGTGGACGAGGTCATGCTCTCCATAAAAGCCCGGCTGAAAAAGCGGCTTGAGGGAGGGACATTACCCGGGATAGACGAGGAGAAGGCGGCGAAGACCCTCAAAGCCCTCGCCAACCCGGACAGGATAAGGATACTGAAGATGCTGGCCGGGAAGCCGATGGGGTTCAAAGAGATTAAAGAGGCCCTCAACGTTGAGAGTCCCACCGTTTCCCACCACCTCAAGCTCCTCGTGAGGACCGGGATGGTGAGGAAAGGCGAGAAGTACGAACTTTCCTCTAACGGACACTTGTTTTTGCGCCTGCTTGAGATAATGACCGCCCTCGAGGAGGTGGAAGAATGA
- a CDS encoding DUF4097 family beta strand repeat-containing protein, translating to MPMIFENVKEIEISTVNGKVEIEGWNNDHVEVSYTIHGEAEVEVEQRGEKLIIREEPKKKLLNLLGKSGWAEITIKVPRKVTVRASSVNGETRAGNASFDKVSTVNGRIELEDCEAGKISTVNGSITVTLSDFCDARIKVGRVNGTVTFEGIDPENPIIGTGEFEVKVSTVNGNIVVRRV from the coding sequence ATGCCGATGATCTTTGAAAACGTGAAGGAAATTGAGATATCTACCGTGAACGGCAAGGTGGAAATTGAGGGTTGGAATAACGACCACGTGGAGGTGAGCTACACCATACATGGCGAGGCCGAGGTGGAAGTCGAACAGAGGGGGGAGAAGCTCATCATCAGAGAGGAGCCAAAGAAGAAGCTCCTCAACCTTCTCGGAAAGAGCGGCTGGGCCGAGATAACCATCAAGGTACCACGGAAAGTTACCGTTAGGGCATCCAGTGTGAACGGGGAAACAAGGGCAGGGAATGCCTCCTTCGACAAGGTCTCCACTGTAAACGGCAGGATAGAGCTTGAAGACTGCGAGGCTGGAAAGATAAGCACCGTGAACGGGAGCATTACCGTGACTCTCTCGGACTTTTGCGACGCGAGGATAAAGGTGGGCCGCGTGAACGGGACGGTAACCTTCGAGGGCATCGACCCGGAGAATCCGATCATCGGCACCGGCGAGTTTGAAGTTAAGGTCAGCACCGTGAACGGGAACATCGTGGTGAGGAGGGTTTAG
- a CDS encoding MFS transporter: MSLNRNFWLFAIGRFVSQVGWAVQDVALPLYVLDQTHSGGMMTAFILAEMIPALIVMPFAGVVGDRYNRKHLMVGFDLIRGVLLFGVIAFNLLGIGQLIVVQVVMATLGAFFGTATSAMFPDLVEPDELERANSITASMNILARLVGPALGGFIYAVGGIKLAILINAASFFGSGLFEILIRYEWKAKGIAGFSQVVVDLKEGFSFLRSNRYLWTLMSFAIFMIAFAEPFGAVLMPYAMREILKFSSYQFGLQESAFMVGALIGNGVIAVKFGKKAGGYLFHALLFDGVMILVFTWMISPFSDLSTDGAFLLLAGVNVLWGAVEAFLNVPLNSKIQRAIPTEVRGRVMSAMVVLMHAAGPIGLLGVGPLLDRYPGWLVSLGLWIGMGAVVAYYWARHRDVLLADVEAGREGEKNGNAEIT; encoded by the coding sequence ATGAGCCTCAACAGGAACTTCTGGCTCTTTGCCATAGGGAGGTTCGTTTCGCAAGTGGGATGGGCGGTTCAGGACGTCGCGTTGCCACTCTACGTTCTTGACCAGACGCATAGTGGCGGAATGATGACCGCCTTCATCCTCGCCGAAATGATTCCAGCTTTGATAGTCATGCCCTTCGCTGGGGTTGTGGGCGACCGCTACAACAGGAAGCACCTGATGGTGGGATTCGATTTAATAAGGGGAGTTCTTCTCTTCGGTGTTATCGCGTTCAACCTCCTGGGAATCGGGCAGCTCATAGTTGTCCAGGTGGTAATGGCGACGCTTGGGGCCTTCTTCGGAACCGCGACGAGTGCCATGTTCCCCGATTTGGTGGAGCCGGACGAGCTTGAGAGGGCGAACTCGATAACGGCCTCGATGAACATCCTGGCGAGGCTCGTCGGACCGGCCCTCGGCGGCTTCATCTACGCGGTTGGGGGGATAAAGCTGGCAATCCTGATTAACGCGGCCAGCTTCTTCGGCTCGGGTCTCTTTGAGATTCTCATACGGTACGAGTGGAAGGCAAAGGGGATAGCGGGCTTCTCCCAGGTTGTTGTGGATCTTAAAGAGGGCTTCTCCTTCCTCCGCTCGAACCGCTACCTCTGGACCCTCATGTCCTTCGCGATATTCATGATAGCCTTTGCTGAGCCCTTCGGGGCCGTTCTGATGCCCTATGCCATGAGGGAGATACTGAAGTTCTCAAGCTATCAGTTCGGCCTTCAGGAAAGCGCCTTTATGGTCGGGGCGCTGATAGGGAACGGCGTAATCGCGGTCAAGTTCGGGAAGAAAGCGGGGGGATACCTCTTTCACGCCCTCCTCTTCGATGGGGTTATGATCCTCGTATTCACCTGGATGATAAGCCCATTCTCAGATCTCTCGACTGACGGCGCTTTCCTGCTTTTGGCGGGGGTTAACGTGCTCTGGGGTGCTGTTGAGGCATTCCTGAACGTCCCCCTCAACTCGAAGATCCAGAGGGCTATCCCAACGGAGGTGCGCGGTCGGGTTATGTCCGCGATGGTCGTGCTCATGCACGCCGCGGGCCCCATAGGACTCCTCGGGGTTGGGCCCCTCCTCGACAGATACCCCGGCTGGCTCGTTTCGCTCGGCCTCTGGATAGGCATGGGGGCGGTTGTAGCGTACTACTGGGCGAGACACAGGGATGTCCTGCTGGCGGACGTGGAGGCCGGCAGAGAAGGAGAAAAGAACGGAAACGCGGAGATTACTTGA
- a CDS encoding cob(I)yrinic acid a,c-diamide adenosyltransferase, which translates to MSITTKTGDKGLTGLFTGDRVAKFSPVMEANGTIDELDSFIGEAKHYVPEEMTEILEKIQVQLYDLMAELASKGKYSKIGDNEVKWIEELINKYEEEFQMKAFVLPGSTIASAKLDVCRTVARRAERKVAKLVLDYGFGQNALVYLNRLSDLLFIMARVIEKREGKVKEVK; encoded by the coding sequence ATGTCCATTACCACAAAAACTGGGGATAAGGGTTTGACCGGGCTCTTCACCGGCGACCGTGTCGCGAAGTTCTCGCCGGTTATGGAGGCGAACGGGACGATAGACGAGCTGGACAGCTTTATCGGCGAGGCGAAGCACTACGTTCCAGAGGAGATGACCGAAATCCTTGAGAAAATCCAGGTTCAGCTCTACGACCTTATGGCCGAGCTCGCCAGCAAGGGAAAGTACTCGAAAATCGGAGATAACGAAGTTAAGTGGATAGAGGAGCTCATCAATAAGTACGAGGAAGAGTTCCAGATGAAGGCCTTCGTTCTGCCCGGCTCCACCATAGCCAGCGCGAAGCTCGATGTATGCAGAACCGTTGCGAGAAGGGCGGAGAGGAAGGTTGCAAAGCTCGTCCTTGACTACGGCTTTGGGCAGAACGCCCTCGTCTACCTCAACAGGCTCAGTGACCTGCTATTCATAATGGCGAGGGTAATAGAAAAGAGGGAGGGCAAGGTGAAGGAGGTCAAGTAA
- a CDS encoding MazG nucleotide pyrophosphohydrolase domain-containing protein: protein MEIREFQDMIRGIYFHKDSKRGVEKTFLWFVEEVGELSEAIRKRDRESMEEEFADVLAWLASLANLLEIDLEKAARKKYPGVCPYCGKKPCECEEK from the coding sequence ATGGAGATCAGGGAGTTCCAGGACATGATACGGGGCATCTACTTTCACAAGGATTCGAAGCGCGGTGTCGAGAAGACCTTCCTCTGGTTCGTCGAGGAAGTAGGGGAACTCAGTGAGGCGATAAGGAAGCGCGACAGGGAGTCGATGGAGGAGGAGTTCGCAGACGTCCTAGCATGGCTCGCAAGTTTGGCAAACCTCCTTGAGATAGACCTTGAGAAGGCCGCCAGAAAGAAATACCCCGGAGTTTGCCCGTACTGCGGCAAGAAACCATGTGAATGCGAGGAGAAATGA
- a CDS encoding TldD/PmbA family protein — MHELVEFAVEKALELGADYGEARFEEKNGTSLSMKNGNPEGLEVLADRGIGVRVLVDGGMGFASTNVLTRDSVAEAVKKAVKLAKAASKVRNEPIRFSEEDFHEVYYEVRMRKNFRDVSPEEKMNLLRKIEEEIKATGVNVPMRYLMYSDQMWHKIFRNSEGALVESVIPRVSTVYNLVVLENGQMEQAPFVERAFSGGLELIEKDEPWKWAVKDVQALKRLITEGKKPPEGKVDLVISPEVAGIAVHESVGHPYESDRIFGREAAQAGESFVKPNMLGERIGSDAVTVIEDPTIPNSWGFYLYDDEGVKARPRYLIRDGIITEFLTNREYAYKLGQKSNAAARAINYNREPIVRMANTYLAPGDHSFEELIEDVKLGVYMVSFNEWNIDDRRYQQRYIGREAYLIEDGEIKHPVRRPILEITTRALWSSVDAVGKEIAFYPGTCGKGEPGQGVPVWMGGAHARLRDIPLRRP, encoded by the coding sequence ATGCATGAACTTGTAGAGTTCGCCGTGGAAAAGGCCCTCGAACTGGGGGCGGATTACGGGGAGGCGCGCTTTGAGGAGAAGAACGGCACTTCTCTGAGCATGAAGAACGGAAACCCCGAGGGGCTGGAAGTTCTGGCGGATAGGGGCATTGGAGTCCGCGTCCTAGTGGACGGGGGGATGGGCTTTGCCTCAACCAACGTCCTCACCAGGGATAGCGTTGCAGAGGCCGTCAAGAAAGCAGTCAAATTGGCTAAGGCAGCATCAAAGGTGAGGAACGAGCCGATACGCTTTTCCGAGGAGGACTTCCACGAGGTTTACTACGAGGTCAGGATGAGGAAGAACTTCCGCGACGTCTCCCCCGAGGAGAAAATGAATCTCCTCAGGAAAATCGAGGAGGAGATAAAAGCAACCGGCGTCAACGTCCCGATGCGCTATTTGATGTACTCCGACCAGATGTGGCACAAAATCTTCAGGAACAGCGAGGGTGCTCTGGTTGAGAGCGTTATCCCGCGCGTTTCTACCGTTTACAATCTCGTTGTCCTCGAGAACGGTCAGATGGAGCAGGCGCCCTTCGTGGAGCGGGCATTCTCCGGTGGGCTGGAGCTGATCGAAAAGGATGAACCCTGGAAGTGGGCCGTCAAGGACGTGCAAGCTTTAAAGAGGCTAATCACCGAAGGCAAGAAGCCACCGGAGGGAAAGGTCGACCTCGTAATAAGCCCCGAAGTGGCCGGCATAGCGGTTCACGAGAGCGTTGGCCACCCCTACGAATCCGACAGGATTTTCGGAAGGGAGGCGGCCCAGGCGGGCGAGAGCTTCGTTAAGCCGAACATGCTCGGTGAGAGGATTGGGAGTGATGCAGTTACAGTCATCGAAGACCCGACCATTCCAAACAGCTGGGGGTTCTACCTCTACGACGACGAGGGCGTTAAAGCCCGTCCAAGGTACCTTATTAGGGACGGAATCATCACCGAGTTCCTCACGAACCGTGAATACGCCTACAAGCTTGGGCAGAAGTCGAACGCCGCAGCCCGCGCCATCAACTACAACCGCGAGCCTATCGTGAGGATGGCCAACACCTACCTCGCCCCGGGAGATCACTCCTTCGAGGAGCTGATTGAGGACGTGAAGCTCGGCGTTTACATGGTGAGCTTCAACGAATGGAACATCGACGACAGGCGTTACCAGCAGAGGTACATCGGCAGGGAGGCTTACCTCATCGAGGACGGCGAGATAAAGCACCCGGTAAGGAGGCCGATCCTTGAGATAACGACGAGGGCACTGTGGAGCAGCGTTGACGCCGTAGGAAAGGAGATTGCCTTCTATCCAGGAACCTGTGGCAAAGGCGAGCCCGGTCAGGGCGTTCCGGTCTGGATGGGCGGAGCGCACGCAAGACTTAGGGACATACCGCTGAGGAGGCCGTGA